A region of Zeugodacus cucurbitae isolate PBARC_wt_2022May chromosome 5, idZeuCucr1.2, whole genome shotgun sequence DNA encodes the following proteins:
- the LOC105215364 gene encoding uncharacterized protein LOC105215364 produces the protein MLSPCKAPWCRLAIWLIVGFIVLLLLLVLIALTIFGSHPCAGALDGCDAFKSICASYNGDHQFFYSQCDMLRENCLTGSDWQRDHYNHCNVNN, from the exons ATGTTGTCGCCGTGCAAAGCGCCTTGGTGTCGCCTCGCCATTTGGCTCATAGTCGGTTTCATTGTGCTGCTCTTGCTGTTGGTGCTCATTGCGCTGACCATCTTCGGCAGTCATCCGTGCGCAGGCGCTCTAGATGGTTGCGACGCGTTCAAATCCATTTGCGCTTCTTATAACGGTGATCATCAGTTCTTCTATAGCCAATGTGATATGTTGCGCGAGAACTGTCTGACCGGCAGCG ATTGGCAACGCGATCACTACAATCATTGCAATGTGAATAATTAG